One window from the genome of Rhodopseudomonas sp. P2A-2r encodes:
- a CDS encoding Tim44 domain-containing protein, translating to MNFTIRTRGLVKMMAVVLSVAMPLMLALSSADARVGGGSSSGSRGTRTFSAPPSTSTAPNAAQPFNRTMTQPGSPGMNTAPAAGAAAKGGFFNRPGMGMLGGLAAGFLGAGLLGMLFGGGMFSGLGGISSIIGLLLQVGLVIIVVRLAMSWWQRRNQTASAYAGPAAGPDVGPGAQTSYRTGTGFGIGANAAPLEIVPADYEAFEKLLSDIQAAWSDEDVARLHTLATPEMVSYFTKDLEENKAKNDINKVSNVKLLQGDLAESWREGDTDYASVAMRFTLIDKTLERGTNRLVAGSETPTEATEVWTFVRPKGSNWELSAIQQA from the coding sequence ATGAACTTCACCATACGTACGCGCGGCCTCGTCAAGATGATGGCCGTCGTCCTGTCGGTGGCAATGCCGTTGATGCTCGCACTCTCGTCGGCCGACGCTCGCGTCGGCGGCGGCAGCAGCTCGGGCTCACGCGGCACGCGCACCTTCTCCGCGCCGCCCAGCACCTCCACGGCGCCCAACGCGGCTCAGCCGTTCAACCGCACCATGACCCAGCCGGGCTCGCCCGGCATGAACACCGCACCTGCCGCAGGCGCAGCCGCCAAGGGCGGTTTCTTCAACCGGCCCGGTATGGGAATGCTCGGCGGTCTGGCCGCCGGCTTCCTCGGCGCCGGCCTGCTCGGCATGCTGTTCGGTGGTGGTATGTTCTCGGGCCTCGGCGGTATCTCGTCGATCATCGGCTTGCTGCTGCAGGTCGGCCTGGTGATCATCGTCGTCCGTCTGGCCATGTCGTGGTGGCAGCGTCGCAACCAGACCGCGTCGGCCTATGCCGGCCCGGCGGCTGGACCTGACGTCGGCCCGGGCGCCCAGACCAGCTATCGTACCGGCACCGGTTTCGGCATCGGCGCCAATGCGGCGCCGCTCGAAATCGTCCCGGCCGACTATGAAGCGTTCGAAAAGCTCCTGAGCGATATTCAGGCTGCCTGGTCGGACGAGGACGTGGCCAGGTTGCACACGCTGGCGACCCCCGAAATGGTGTCGTACTTCACCAAGGATCTCGAAGAGAACAAGGCGAAGAACGACATCAACAAGGTGTCGAACGTGAAGTTGCTGCAGGGCGATCTTGCCGAATCCTGGCGCGAAGGCGACACCGACTACGCTTCCGTTGCGATGCGCTTTACGCTGATCGACAAGACGCTCGAGCGCGGTACCAACCGCCTCGTTGCCGGCAGCGAGACGCCCACCGAAGCCACCGAAGTCTGGACCTTCGTGCGGCCGAAAGGTTCGAACTGGGAGCTGTCGGCGATCCAGCAGGCCTGA